The Vigna unguiculata cultivar IT97K-499-35 chromosome 11, ASM411807v1, whole genome shotgun sequence genomic sequence atataataaatttatattgcaGCTCATAATATAAATACACCACATCATAAAAGAGAGGAAGTAACTGGAAACCATAAACCACATAAAACAGTAAGTACAATTTTCACCCAAATATAATCAAGATCAACCAACATATTAGATACTACTAGCTCTACTAGTCTTGACATTTGACAACACAGAAAAGGTAAAAATCACGATTGGAGTAAAATCTATAATGCTACACCCACACAACAATTACCTCCATGCGAACAACTTTGTGAGTATCTTTAACAGGAAACTGCCTACAAACCATGTCATTCTCTACTCTCATGTTCAAAATTTCTTCTGATCGCTTGGGCCGAGTTTCTTCCCCGGCATCATCTCCACTAGTGTTACCAACCTCATCGTTATACAAATGCTCGCCCTCTTCATCTTCAACGTCGTCATCAACATCCAACAGAGGCTCCTggtagagattattgttaatgGCAGGCTTAGACCTTTGTCTTTGACGGTTAGATGTCCTGATGAACCCAAAACAACTACAGCACCCCATCACACAGGCAAAAGAAAGAGTCTTTTCGAACATGTGGAGCTTGGACCCTAAAGATGATTGATTATGAGCCTAAAAGTTCTAAAATCTACAACAGCAACAAAACAGTTAAGTTCACTATGCCAACAACAATAACGCATGACATCTTCAAAATCAatcattttatcaaaaaaacATTTGAAGTTCTTACCCAATTTAAGAGGGAAGAAAAGAGGGCTTCAAGGTTCAAGCCCTACTCAACGTTGCTGTTCCAATGGGTGCCATTCAGCTAGGTGGAGAATACGAGTTGCGATATAAAACCCACAACTACGATTCGCATCCAACAACATTATGTTGATAACTCCAGTTTATAACAATCGTAGGAGATTTCGTTGACCTTTGGCACGAAAAAGGAACAGGTGTAATTTTAACaacagaaaaaaacaaaaataaaacgcAATCATCGCTAAAAAAAGACAAATGGGTCACGAttggagaaaataaaattgataaatttacTTAGAACCTGGATGATGCCGAAAACGACATATGCATGCCAATGTTCATAAAGTTACCTCCTTTTGATGCTCGAGAATGACAAAGTGCGATAGCTCTAACCGTCACCCAGCTACAGAGCAGACCTAGATTTCTAGCGCGAATCGAGGGTCTTTCGGAGACCCATAAACCCTAAGTCCCTTAAATCAATAGGGAAAAACGAAAAAGAGAAGGGAATCGTAATTCAGAATAGtaattgaaattaattcaattaaaaagagaaaaggttAAAGATTAGTGATGAGAAGGGCGAGAGTGAAGTGGAACTGAGAAAGGAGAGAAGTGTAACTAACGATTTGGAGTGAacagaacaaaaagaaaaaaaaaaaaaaaaggaatattttGGAACCACCCCTCCGAGGAAGAAAATGCCTATATTGTCTTTATCATTTTAAACTGAATAATCTAGTAATAGTCGATGGCCTTTCATGGTACTCTCAAGTACTTATATTCTAAAActaaattcattttgttttcttaaatggACTAATTGTTagtgtaaatttatttattttatcatatttttattttatcataggttatcttttaaaaccattaataaatattttttttatttataaaggaGTTGTAAAGTTTTCTTACAAtttagaactataattattaatattttaaaatattaataataagtattcgtttaaatctatattttgatataaagaatttgatataaatttaattagaataccaatttatgaaatttaacaATCGGATAATTACAATATGAGCCACataattctaatataaaatattataagtgttaaaaaattttaaaaattaaaaagctatgaaatatatgaaacatagaatagatataatatattaaaaaacttgttattttattttgtttatataatatataaataaatatatatatatatatatatatatatatatatatatatatatatttaacccattttaatctactttttttatctatttttaatctaCCACTTCAATTACCATTAGATTATTATATcacatcactacaaaaaatacaaaaaaaatgatctaatagtgattaaaataatgagttaaaagtgggttaaaatattaattttcacatatatatatatatatataataaagtataaaatataaaatatttcctAATTCTTagataataactaatttataaaattgaaatctatttttaaaataaaattattttctaaaaactgatttaaataaaaatatattaagtaaatatttttggtcgtataataaatgttatatattttttataaagtatcagaaaaaattatttgtcttaGTCAAGAaattaatcaaaaataatattcaattgattttacattaatatttttaaaaattaaaagtcacaatattattaaatctaaaattttttctttctaaataaaaatttagataaaatgtTGACTTAAACGAGTATTGCATTGATAGACTGAAacgataagaaaaaaattgaaatgattgaaacaataaaattatatgagtTGAACTTATTCCACGATACAAATATATTACCAATTAAagtgatataaaaatttattttttaaaaagccaaacaatttttttacactTGTTATCTGCAGAGTTGGTTAATATTCCATATCAAATATAGGTTCTTACAGAAAAACGTGTCATTAATGAATGTGTCCACATTCAAATCCTACCAAGAAAGTACATCTCAACGGAAACAACAATAAATTAGAAGTCTTCAACTTCaatgtttattaaaattatataatataaaatgatatagtCATGCGTAATTTCCTTTTTACTTTGGTAATCCTAAGTATAAAATATCTAAACATTCAAATTCAATCTATAATAGTACTTATTATTAGATTAGATTTAAgctcatttttattttgcttgGAAGGACATTCGAAAATTATgctaaaagaaaatgaaaatagaacGAAACATGCAATAGGAGGGAACTTTTAGAAAATGTCCATAAAAGTAAATTTcagaaaataggaaaagaatGAGGAAAAGGGTCAGGAACTTTCAAAAAATGCCCACAAAAGTAAATttcagaaaatagaaaaataatgagGAAAAAGGGATTATTTTTAAGATCTTTGATATTGTTTCTTAATAATGAGacataatattattagaaaaattttgttatatttgtttgaaCCTATCTATAACAATATCAATGAGGAATTCAATTTACATAAGTTATtgatactatttttattttaaatttttaagataataaattataaattatttttcgtCTAAATTGATtaaccttcttcttctctctgtaCGAAAAGtgcacttaattattttttatttgaatacttaataTATTAAGCATATTAAagcttttaaatatatattttttctttaagttttgaatgtttttagttttttattttatcatttctaaaaatatgtttttgtttttgtaatctCAAGAACCTTAATTCCATCATCGTTCAAAAATTGAAGTCGTGTGACACGTGAAGTAAATTAATAAGTATTAAATTAATTGAGGCAGATAACACAAAAATAGTCacataaaaacatttaatttattagatacccacttttaaaaaatcattaagtactcttaaaaaaagtatagctaaatatctaaataaaaaagttgtcaaCGTTAATAGATTCTTGGGACGtggttttgtttaataaatttttattgattaaagcattCACCTTTTcctttgaaaaattattatcaagAACAAGttactattaattattaataaaatacaatattaaactTGGACTATCTGTGGtcttaattaatgttattatggTAATAAGATGAGAGAAAATATAATCATGAAATTTGTGGCATGTGTTGGGACCAATTGGGTTTGGCAGATAGAAAAATATACGTCAAggatttcttctttcttcaccccatattttctttttctacccccataatataaaatatgataacGTGGTTTTGTTACATCTTTATGTTGAAACTATATTCCAAATTAGcgtaatttgaaatataattttgaattatgaaatctacaatataatttcaaattttaaaattcagagTATAATTCcaactttcatatatatatatatatatatatatatattacgatTCCCTAGTTGATTTCAGAGTtacttttcataataaaataaaaataaataaaacattataatagAATAATGATTTACAAAGTTGCAATTTGAGTGTACGAGAAGAATGACGTTGACAAAGTATCATGATTCAACTAGGAGAACAATGCATGTTATTATACATGAATATTTCATATATGAATGTAGATGCAActtttcattgatgaaaatacAATACAACatataatttcttattcatatttattcactcttaaacatttcttttaatataaaccaaaaaataaatcaatcaaattttcatataaatatttattttcagaaGTTTTTAGATGATTATTGTTGCGTCAAAATCTTATCTTGAAAAGATAACTAAATGATTAAAAgaataacataatattataaattatttctttgattcttaaataatgcaaaaataagtttttcaagTTTAAATCACGTGCATACTTTGTTAGaattagaagtgagttttaaaaCACCTCTCGTATCAAAGCATATTCATTTGATGCGTGAGTATAGAAATGGTGGTCTTAGCGGCCTAATAACAATAGAATAgaatatctaaaaaaatttgttaatataagTTTACATCTCACtcatatattatgaaattgtcttatctctagtgtCCAACGTGTAAACATGGAACTTCgaaaattgatctttaaataaGTGACGGCTACAAGATCCAATAATTGTTACTTATGTTTTGCATAAATAGTGGTAGCTGGTGCTGTTCCAACCCCAATGCCATCAATCAAAGCTGCTTCTTCTGAACTCGAAAACCACGTTACTACAGCTAGTTTCATTGCTAATGCTCCATTCTTAAGTCACAAAGCCTTTTTTTACATCACACAAACGTAATCATAACGTTTACGTGTAGCTTAATATTGAAGCCGAccatatgaaaatcaaataaaataagacaaagTTACGTTGATGCATGACATTATGCATGCTTTCTTTCACACCTAAGTGCTCTCTCTAATCAGGGTCTTTTGTAGATCCCACGCAAGGCTCTTTATCTTTAGCAAAGCAAAAATGAACGTGCTACTACTCCACCATAGTAACTATGTTAGCGTTTACGAGGCCAATAAATAACTTGTGAACTTTAAAAATCAGCATTCAATAGTCAACGTATTATACTACTAAGCAACCACAAACTTTTGAAGAGTTTAGAATAAGGATCATAGCAAAGCTTAAGGCGTAATTCTGGGCTAATTTTGCAACCCAATTCCTCTCTCTATATATTCTGTTTCACTGCGTGCTCTCTTCAACATCCTCTGATTGATCAGTCATTGAAGAAGTACTTGAAAATCATCATATCAGaggaaagaataaaaaacaaagttgCATTGTATAGATCACGAAGATGGGTGGAAGAAAATGGAGCATCTTGGTGGCCATCTTCATCTTACTTATTGCCATGGAAGCTGCCATAGCTCAAGGTCAAGGTGGTGGCAATGGCAAAGGTAAAGGAAATGAGAATGGGAATGGGAATGGAAATGGAAATGGGAAGGAGAAGACGCCAAAAGAGAAGAAGCCAAAAGAGAAAACGCCAAAAGAGAAAAAGCCAAAAGAGAAAAAGCCAAAAAAACAACATGATGAAGCCTCAGATTATGACAATCTGTCACCACTGCCATCAGGTCAGGAACGAGGGTTCTGCAGAACAAACACCACCTGTGAGATGAAGACCATTGTGTGCCCATCCGAGTGCGCTGAGAGGAAGCCCAAGAAGAACAAGAAGCAGAAGGCATGTTTCATTAACTGTGGCAGCAAAAAATGTGAAGCCACCTGCAAGGGTAAGCTCCAAGGAACCTCAACTTTTGTTTAATCTACAACTTGCaatatataaaagagtaaatagTTCATGTAGTGAATTATAAAGTGTTGAAGAATTGAAAGTGGAACTTATGTTGAATCTGTTTGTTTGACAGTAAGGAAAGCTAACTGTGATGGGTATGGATCTCTGTGTTATGATCCTCGCTTTGTGGGTGGTGATGGTGTGATGTTCTACTTCCACGGTGCCAAAGGAGGAAACTTTGCCATTGTTTCTGATGATGAGTTCCAAATCAATGCTCACTTCATTGGTACTCGACCACAGGGAAGGACTCGTGACTACACATGGGTGCAAGCACTTGCTGTTATGTTTGACTCACACACTCTTGTTATTGCAGCCAATAGAGTGTCTCATTGGAATGACAAGGTTGATTCTCTCACAGTGAAGTGGGATGGTGAAGTAATCAATGTTCCAACTGATGGAGAAGCTGAATGGAGGGCCAATGGAGATGAAAGAGAAGTGGTTGTGGAGAGAACCGATGAGACCAACGCTGTGAGAGTGATGGTTTCGGGTTTGGTTGAGATGGACATAAGTGTGAAGCCTATTGGGGAGCAAGAAAACAAGGTTCACAATTACCAACTTCCACCAGATGATGCTTTTGCGCATTTGGAGACACAATTCAGATTTAAGAAAAGCACAGATCATTTTGAAGGAGTTTTGGGTCAGACCTACAGGCCAGGGTATGTTAGCCCTGTCAAGAGAGGGGTTCCTATGCCAATGATGGGTGGGGAGAACAAGTACGagactctctctctcttttcaaCATCATGCACACGATGCATGTTCCAGAGGCCATCCAGCATAGCAAGCACTGAAGGACTTGTTGCTCAGAACTGATATCATGCATCATGAAAAGTAATACATTCTTCGTGATCACACTGTTGACATCTTGCATTTTGGTTTCTTTTTAATGTATCAAGACAAATAAGGGCCTAAAATGTTGCCCATGATCATCATTTTGTAAAATGTAATAGTGATTAACGTGTATTAAAGATATTaagaatcatttttttaatcttccaATCCATGGTTTACTTAGTTACCCCACAATAAAATGGAGTTTTTTAACTTGTTCAACCAGAAAGGCCATTTATCATACGAATCAATCGGAAGCAGAGAAGGTGTAGGTTCATTAACAACTTTGGAAAGTTTTAATACAAAGAGTCGTTGGTCATAATACCTTCCTCTGCAGAAAAAAATTCTCTGCCATTATAGTCTAATCAGATTGAGAGATACTTTAATGCCAACATTTCCTAGCAGAgctaaataaatcaaattaactGTAGTAGTGGACACATGTAGCACATTCTCTAGACACAAGGTGTTTGTAGATGTAAGTTGTAGATGTAATAAGTTTCAGAagaactttttcttttctcaaaattGAAGTAGTTTTAGAATCATCTTGATAAACATGTTCTTTTCCATCCTCTACAGGAATGTAGGAGGTAAATGTCAGGTTACCCTTGAAATCTACCATCTGTTAGTCATAGGCTTAGGAAAAGTCTTGTTCTTGCAACACGGTACCTGTGCTTAGGTGAGTGATGATTTCACTTTCTAGAAATATAAGAGAACCCCTTGAAAGAGGGATTAGAAGGACAAGAGAGGTTGttatttttagggttaaatatgtttttggtccctcaagtttcagcgaaatttgaaattagtccctcatcaaaacttttgaccaatttagtccttcatctttcaagatgcgtgaatttagtcattttaaccaaattttgttaagtttatctgacgtttcaagcgcatttcatgatagtatttaaattatttacactatttgacacattttttcttcaatgttaacttaaatactatcatgaaatgtgtttgaaacgtcagatcaacttaacaaaatttgtttaaaaggactaaattcacgcatttttaaagatgaaggactaaattggtataaagttttgatgagggactaattccaaaattcactgaaacttgagggaccaaaaacatatttaacccttatttttattgatttctcGTATTATGATAAGGTCTTGTTTCTTTTGTGGGTTAAGTTGTTCTGCATAAGATTTTTTTCAAGAACATAAAGCTTCCTTGAAGTTTGACACTTCCTTCATTTTGTGTCTTCAATAACGATGCATGTGATCAGGTTTGATAGTGAAATTTTCTTGTGCCTGTGTTTCATTTCAATTGCTACTTGTAGATTGTCCATGATTTTGGAAACTACTTGATCAACATCTCCAACATGAACTCATCCAGGAGGAAAACATTACATTTTCCTTCCAGAAGGTTACAGAAAGATCCCAGGCTTATTTGAAGACATTGATGAGATGATCAATTTCTCACTCATAACAAGGCATTAACAAGTACCCCAACCATGAAATTCTCTCTATTGACTCACCTATGTGAAAGATGTGTGTGAGTACATGACGCAAAGGAGAGATATTTCAACTCAACTAAAACACTTAAGATTGATATGTCTTAGTCTTTTTTACATTTTGAGAACCCCTTTTCAAATATTTCCTGCAATACAACTGATTAATAACCATGTGTATTTAGAAAGGATAATAATGAAGTAGCATAACTCAACTACTAATGAGACTAACATAGTTGTCAACGGCTCAGACCAATAGGAAGGAAAATGGTAAATACCACCTTAAGTTAATATTTAGTATAGAAGCAATGTGTTTCTTTTATGTAAAAAGATGGGGGacatacaatgaaaaataaccaacctttaaaaaattgtttgaaaaagaaaagtaattgaATCTTGTTTGTTTGTTAAGAAATCTTTTCTCTTTGCCGACTCCACCAACATCTGATATAGTATATACAAACGAGTAAATACTCAAGAATTGACTTGCATAGTTGCATATAAAGTAGTCCAAGTTGGTGCTGTTCCAGATCCAATGCCATCGATCAAAGCTTCTTCTCAACTCACCCACGTTCCTACAGCTAAATTGATTGCTAATGCTCTCTCTCAACGCTGAAATTCACAAAAATAGGTTTCTTTTGTTACATTACATTACATGACACACGTTAAGGTAATGTAACCATAACATTTATGTGTAGCTTAAGATTGAAGATAATCATTTGAAAATGTGCAATAAGCCTATATAATCTTCAATTGCAAGTATTTCCTTTTGAACAATTCAGCTTTTATGTAGATCCTAGAGCCCCTTTTTAATGTTAGTCAAAACAAGGTGCTAGGACATTCACAGGAGGAAGGAATTGAATCTGTTTAAACACAAAGTCAGTGTTGTTTTTACTTGGTCAATAGCTCTCCTCGGTACTTTAAAAATTTAGCATTGAGTATTTTACACATCAGTGCATCACAGGACTAAgcaaccacaaactttcagcaaagctTAAGCCGAACATCTAGGCCAATTTGCATGTCAGATCCTCTAGAAATATTCTCTTTCACTCTGTGTTTTCCCAACCACCCTCCTCTGCGAGCTTTACTTGAAAATCATCACAGCAgaggaaagaaacaaaaaaaaggtaGCATTGCAAATCACGGAGATGGGTGGAAGAAAGTGGAGCATCTTGGTGGCCATCTTCATCTTGCTTATTGCCATGGAAGCTGCCATTGCTCAAGGTCAAGGCAATGGTAATGGCAATGGCAATGGTAATGGTAATGGCAAGGGCAGCGATAATGGAAACGGGAAGGGAAAAAATAAGGATGGGAAGGAGAAGAAACCAAAAGAGAAAAAGCCAAAAAAACAACATGATGAAGCCTCAGATTATGACAAGCTGTCAGCATTGCCATCAGGTCAAGAACGAGGGTTCTGCAGAACAAACACTACCTGTGAGTCTAAGACTATAGTGTGTCCAACCGAGTGCGCAAAGAGGAAGCCCAAGAAGAACAAGAACCAGAAGGCATGTTTCATTGACTGTAGCAACAGAAAATGTGAAGCTACCTGCAAGGGTAAGTTCCAAGGAACCTCAACTTTTGTTATATATCTACAACtttgtaatatataaaagagtaaatagTTCATGTACTCAATCACCACCATACAAACcagataattgattataaagTGTTGAAGAATTGAAAGTGGAACTTATGTTGAATTTGTTTGTTTGACAGTAAGGAAAGCTAACTGTGATGGGTATGGATCTCTGTGTTATGATCCTCGCTTTGTGGGTGGTGATGGTGTGATGTTCTACTTTCACGGTGCCAAAGGAGGAAACTTTGCCATTGTTTCTGATGATGAGTTCCAAATCAATGCTCACTTCATTGGTACTCGACCACAGGGAAGGACTCGTGACTACAC encodes the following:
- the LOC114169267 gene encoding uncharacterized protein LOC114169267, with translation MGGRKWSILVAIFILLIAMEAAIAQGQGGGNGKGKGNENGNGNGNGNGKEKTPKEKKPKEKTPKEKKPKEKKPKKQHDEASDYDNLSPLPSGQERGFCRTNTTCEMKTIVCPSECAERKPKKNKKQKACFINCGSKKCEATCKVRKANCDGYGSLCYDPRFVGGDGVMFYFHGAKGGNFAIVSDDEFQINAHFIGTRPQGRTRDYTWVQALAVMFDSHTLVIAANRVSHWNDKVDSLTVKWDGEVINVPTDGEAEWRANGDEREVVVERTDETNAVRVMVSGLVEMDISVKPIGEQENKVHNYQLPPDDAFAHLETQFRFKKSTDHFEGVLGQTYRPGYVSPVKRGVPMPMMGGENKYETLSLFSTSCTRCMFQRPSSIASTEGLVAQN
- the LOC114169268 gene encoding uncharacterized protein LOC114169268; the protein is MGGRKWSILVAIFILLIAMEAAIAQGQGNGNGNGNGNGNGKGSDNGNGKGKNKDGKEKKPKEKKPKKQHDEASDYDKLSALPSGQERGFCRTNTTCESKTIVCPTECAKRKPKKNKNQKACFIDCSNRKCEATCKVRKANCDGYGSLCYDPRFVGGDGVMFYFHGAKGGNFAIVSDDEFQINAHFIGTRPQGRTRDYTWVQALAVMFDSHTLVIAANRVSHWDDTSDSLTIKWDGELVNVPIDGEAEWRANGGEREVVVERTDETNSVRVTVSGLVEMDIGVKPIGEKENKVHNYQLPQDDAFAHLETQFRFKKSTDLFEGVLGQTYRPGYVSPVKRGVAMPMMGGEDKYQTLSLFSASCKQCKFQRPSEIASTKGLVAKY